One segment of Thermosynechococcus sp. HN-54 DNA contains the following:
- the murQ gene encoding N-acetylmuramic acid 6-phosphate etherase — translation MMDLEALPSRGYLLTEQVNPASQHLDQLTPLELVDLFNQEDAQTLRAIAQAREALAQTITATADRLRQGGRLFYIGAGTSGRLGVLDAAECPPTFCTPPDLVQGILAGGEAALVRSSEGLEDRYEDGVAVVRDRQITAQDVLIGITAGGTTPYVHGALDAAQAVGALTVFMACVPSEQVPCAADIDIRLLVGPELLAGSTRLKAGTATKMALNIISTGVMVQLGKVYGNRMVDVAVTNRKLLDRALRILTDLTGIDRAAAADLLERSGYQVKRALLMHWTGLDALAAQALLDQHNGQLHAAKTAATGA, via the coding sequence ATGATGGATCTCGAGGCGCTTCCCAGTCGTGGTTATCTCTTGACGGAGCAGGTTAATCCCGCCAGTCAGCATTTAGATCAGCTAACGCCTTTGGAACTGGTTGATCTCTTTAATCAGGAGGATGCCCAGACGCTGCGGGCGATCGCCCAAGCACGGGAAGCACTGGCACAAACCATTACTGCCACCGCAGACCGCCTCCGCCAAGGGGGACGACTCTTTTATATTGGGGCGGGTACCAGTGGTCGCTTGGGGGTGTTGGATGCTGCGGAATGTCCGCCCACATTTTGTACCCCTCCCGATTTAGTCCAAGGCATTCTCGCGGGTGGTGAGGCTGCCCTTGTCCGCAGTTCTGAAGGCCTTGAGGATCGCTACGAAGATGGCGTAGCCGTGGTGCGCGATCGCCAGATCACGGCTCAAGATGTTCTGATTGGGATTACCGCTGGGGGAACCACTCCCTATGTGCATGGGGCACTGGATGCCGCCCAAGCAGTGGGAGCACTGACGGTTTTTATGGCCTGTGTGCCCTCAGAACAGGTGCCGTGTGCTGCCGACATTGACATTCGCCTTCTGGTTGGGCCAGAACTCCTTGCTGGATCCACTCGCTTGAAGGCGGGCACTGCCACAAAGATGGCCTTAAATATCATTTCCACGGGGGTGATGGTGCAGTTGGGCAAGGTGTATGGCAACCGCATGGTGGATGTGGCCGTCACCAACCGTAAGCTTTTGGATCGTGCCCTGCGGATTCTCACTGATCTCACAGGGATTGATCGCGCAGCGGCAGCAGATCTCCTTGAACGCAGTGGTTATCAAGTGAAGCGTGCCCTCTTAATGCACTGGACAGGATTGGACGCCCTTGCCGCTCAAGCCCTACTGGATCAACACAATGGCCAACTCCACGCCGCTAAAACTGCTGCGACAGGCGCCTAA
- a CDS encoding glyoxalase-like domain protein, whose amino-acid sequence MLLTPLLFAWLGGLWEGVFSTQGIMIMLLMGYAGAMWLFLSSAPKVYTIMVSDLEHARQFYEQELKLPIADVPLHYYYNYEQTLGVASMDPLYLPSALSYSSPKRPSPSDGLWYQLKKNTQLHVISGASKGERNRQRHVCFDRECLELLLLRIQRRQLRYKMRSDRPLNFLVKDYDGTVIEMAEISARP is encoded by the coding sequence ATGTTGTTGACTCCTCTGTTGTTTGCTTGGCTGGGCGGTCTCTGGGAGGGGGTATTCTCCACCCAAGGGATTATGATCATGCTGCTGATGGGCTATGCAGGGGCAATGTGGCTCTTTTTGTCCAGTGCCCCCAAGGTCTATACCATCATGGTCTCGGATTTGGAGCATGCTCGGCAGTTCTACGAGCAGGAGTTGAAGTTACCCATTGCTGATGTGCCGCTGCACTACTACTACAACTATGAGCAAACCCTTGGCGTGGCCTCGATGGATCCGCTGTATCTACCCTCGGCCTTGAGCTACAGCAGTCCCAAGCGTCCTAGTCCTAGTGATGGCCTGTGGTACCAGCTCAAGAAGAATACCCAGCTACATGTGATTAGTGGTGCCAGCAAAGGGGAACGCAACCGCCAGCGCCATGTCTGTTTTGACCGCGAGTGCTTGGAACTGTTGCTATTGCGCATCCAGCGGCGGCAACTGCGTTACAAAATGCGGAGCGATCGCCCCCTGAATTTCCTAGTCAAGGACTACGACGGCACCGTGATTGAAATGGCAGAAATTTCGGCACGGCCATGA
- a CDS encoding phosphatase PAP2 family protein gives MIRNTLPSELVPLAKLSYFSGNAPVAGTFVFLSLVILGKQRRWREMKVMAFSTLFILILIDRVFKPFFDVARPDNPLVLHLSGHSFPSGHAAGNLLLYFLWSYFLSKNQPALRGLTYGIAIALMGLMGISSVYVGAHWVSDVLAGYCVGYAVYLLAAASLERR, from the coding sequence GTGATCCGCAACACTCTTCCAAGTGAGCTTGTCCCACTGGCAAAGTTATCTTATTTTTCGGGTAATGCTCCTGTTGCTGGCACCTTCGTCTTTCTTTCGCTGGTGATTTTGGGGAAACAGCGGCGCTGGCGTGAAATGAAGGTCATGGCTTTCTCGACATTATTTATCTTGATTCTTATTGATCGGGTGTTTAAACCGTTCTTTGATGTCGCTCGACCCGATAATCCACTGGTATTGCACTTGAGCGGGCATAGTTTTCCCAGTGGGCACGCAGCAGGAAATCTTCTGCTGTACTTTCTATGGAGCTATTTCCTCTCCAAGAACCAGCCAGCGCTAAGGGGATTGACCTATGGCATCGCGATCGCCCTAATGGGTTTAATGGGCATCAGTTCTGTGTATGTGGGTGCCCACTGGGTGAGCGATGTATTGGCGGGATACTGTGTTGGCTATGCCGTTTACCTGCTTGCCGCCGCCTCCCTAGAGCGTCGCTAA
- the pdhA gene encoding pyruvate dehydrogenase (acetyl-transferring) E1 component subunit alpha — MVQERSLPSLSIPQTTITREQGLMLYEDMVLGRTFEDKCAEMYYRGRMFGFVHLYNGQEAVSTGVIKAMRPDDYVCSTYRDHVHALSAGVPAREVMAELFGKATGCSKGRGGSMHLFSAKHNFLGGFAFVAEGIPVATGAAFQTMYRRQVMGDAKADQVTACFFGDGASNNGQFFECLNMAALWKLPILFVVENNKWAIGMAHERASSDTEIYKKAKVFGMVGEEVDGMDVLAVRTVAEAAIARARAGEGPTLIEALTYRFRGHSLADPDELRSREEKEFWLKRDPIKKLGAYLVEQELATAEDLRAIEQKVQAIVEDAVEFAEASPEPRPEELYDYVFADE, encoded by the coding sequence ATGGTTCAAGAGCGTAGTCTGCCCTCTTTGTCAATTCCCCAAACCACGATTACCCGTGAACAGGGGTTAATGCTCTATGAGGACATGGTACTGGGGCGCACGTTTGAGGATAAGTGTGCCGAAATGTACTACCGAGGGCGGATGTTTGGCTTTGTGCACCTCTACAATGGCCAAGAGGCGGTTTCTACGGGTGTGATCAAGGCCATGCGTCCCGATGATTACGTGTGCAGTACCTATCGCGATCACGTTCATGCCCTGAGTGCCGGTGTTCCTGCCCGTGAAGTGATGGCTGAACTCTTTGGTAAGGCAACAGGGTGTAGCAAGGGGCGGGGTGGCTCGATGCACCTCTTTTCAGCAAAGCATAACTTTCTGGGCGGCTTTGCCTTTGTGGCTGAGGGGATTCCTGTGGCCACAGGAGCGGCTTTTCAGACCATGTACCGCCGTCAAGTCATGGGGGATGCCAAGGCCGATCAAGTGACGGCTTGTTTCTTTGGTGATGGTGCTAGCAATAATGGCCAGTTCTTTGAGTGCCTAAATATGGCCGCTCTCTGGAAATTACCCATCCTGTTTGTGGTCGAAAACAACAAGTGGGCGATCGGGATGGCCCATGAGCGTGCTAGCTCTGATACTGAAATCTACAAGAAGGCCAAGGTCTTTGGCATGGTGGGTGAAGAAGTGGATGGCATGGATGTATTGGCGGTACGTACCGTTGCCGAGGCCGCGATCGCCCGTGCCCGTGCTGGCGAAGGCCCAACTCTCATTGAGGCTTTAACCTACCGTTTCCGCGGGCACTCCCTTGCCGATCCCGATGAACTGCGCTCCAGAGAAGAGAAAGAATTTTGGCTAAAGCGAGATCCCATTAAGAAACTGGGAGCTTACCTTGTGGAGCAGGAGCTAGCCACTGCTGAAGACCTGCGAGCCATTGAGCAAAAGGTGCAAGCCATTGTTGAGGATGCGGTTGAGTTTGCGGAGGCCAGTCCTGAACCCCGACCCGAAGAACTCTATGACTATGTTTTTGCCGATGAATAA
- a CDS encoding DUF1877 family protein, which yields MSLAAILIPVAENEPPEDLEALIAAAEEGELPSCILEVEWHGLHWLLTGTVDGGDEPWCYLLKGGIEMTSGEMVNGTPRFLSHQQVDAWHQALQSVTETALAQRFDPEAMAAAHVYPSSIWMSSDQEPWGMLWQAYCDVRDFLANVQQQGAGVLIYFG from the coding sequence ATGAGTCTTGCCGCCATTTTAATACCTGTTGCTGAAAACGAACCGCCAGAGGATCTAGAAGCGCTGATCGCCGCTGCCGAAGAGGGAGAGCTTCCCAGTTGCATCCTAGAGGTGGAGTGGCATGGTCTGCATTGGCTGCTCACAGGCACTGTTGATGGGGGTGATGAACCTTGGTGCTACCTCCTCAAAGGGGGGATAGAAATGACTAGTGGGGAGATGGTTAACGGTACGCCACGTTTCCTCAGTCATCAGCAGGTGGACGCTTGGCATCAAGCCCTGCAATCGGTTACTGAAACAGCCCTAGCCCAACGCTTTGATCCTGAGGCAATGGCTGCGGCTCACGTCTATCCCTCCTCTATTTGGATGAGCAGCGACCAAGAACCCTGGGGAATGCTGTGGCAAGCCTATTGCGATGTTCGGGACTTTTTAGCAAACGTGCAGCAGCAAGGAGCAGGGGTACTGATTTATTTTGGTTAG
- a CDS encoding DUF565 domain-containing protein, whose translation MQQTRLNTLLDRLGSGIQEQLKNPWRRLATLTIALLFGVFLGLAIASSAGQLAYLDIVASSIVAIIAEVISALFYSDRWKLRQTLFGEILNALKFGLLYGLFLVAFLLGS comes from the coding sequence ATGCAGCAAACTCGGCTAAATACCCTGCTTGATCGTTTAGGCTCTGGGATTCAGGAGCAATTGAAAAATCCGTGGCGACGGCTCGCCACCCTGACCATTGCGCTTCTTTTTGGAGTGTTCTTGGGCTTGGCAATTGCCTCCAGTGCTGGCCAGCTAGCCTACCTCGATATTGTTGCCTCGAGCATTGTGGCAATCATTGCTGAAGTGATCAGTGCCTTGTTCTATAGCGATCGCTGGAAACTGCGGCAAACGCTCTTTGGCGAAATTCTCAATGCCCTCAAGTTTGGTTTGCTCTATGGCCTGTTCCTCGTTGCCTTTCTTTTGGGGAGTTAG
- a CDS encoding alpha-E domain-containing protein, which translates to MLSRVADAVYWLNRYIERAENIARFVDVNLNMLLDLPTSVSSQWDPLVLTTGDLAFFQEHYGTATAENVIQFLTFDTTYPNSIISCLRAARDNATSIREVISSEMWQQVNAFYTMVREAAQAPDQVEIASFLERVKQASHLFAGVMDSTMSHNEAWHFGQMGRLLERADKTSRILDVKYYLLLPSVEDVGTPIDELGWIALLKSASAYEMYRKRGSHRITPAGVAEFLILDAEFPRAIRFCLLQVEKSLYKITGTPLGSWHQPVERQLGRLRSQLDYLTIDEIISQGMHEFLDHLQQQMNEVDTQIFQTFFTLEPQKAR; encoded by the coding sequence ATGCTAAGTCGTGTTGCCGATGCGGTCTATTGGTTAAATCGCTACATTGAGCGGGCGGAGAACATTGCCCGTTTTGTGGATGTCAATTTGAATATGCTGCTGGATTTACCCACGAGCGTGTCGAGTCAGTGGGATCCATTAGTGTTGACAACGGGCGATCTGGCGTTTTTTCAGGAGCACTATGGCACGGCTACCGCTGAGAATGTGATTCAGTTCCTCACATTTGATACGACATACCCCAACTCCATCATCTCCTGTCTGCGAGCAGCGCGGGACAATGCCACGTCAATTCGTGAGGTCATTTCTTCAGAAATGTGGCAGCAGGTGAATGCCTTCTATACGATGGTGCGTGAGGCTGCCCAAGCCCCTGATCAAGTGGAGATTGCTAGCTTTTTGGAACGGGTCAAACAGGCCAGTCACCTCTTTGCGGGGGTGATGGATAGTACGATGAGCCACAATGAAGCGTGGCACTTTGGTCAAATGGGACGGCTCTTAGAGCGCGCAGATAAAACGTCACGGATTCTCGATGTGAAATACTATCTGCTGTTGCCCTCGGTGGAGGATGTGGGCACGCCGATTGATGAGTTGGGGTGGATTGCGCTCCTGAAGTCGGCCAGTGCCTATGAAATGTACCGCAAACGGGGTTCGCATCGGATTACGCCCGCAGGGGTGGCCGAGTTTTTGATTCTCGATGCGGAGTTTCCGCGCGCCATTCGCTTTTGTCTGTTGCAGGTGGAAAAGTCCCTCTATAAGATTACTGGTACTCCGTTGGGGAGTTGGCATCAGCCGGTGGAACGCCAACTGGGACGCCTGCGATCGCAACTGGACTATTTGACAATTGATGAAATTATTAGTCAAGGCATGCACGAGTTCCTCGATCACTTGCAGCAGCAAATGAATGAAGTGGATACGCAAATTTTCCAAACCTTCTTTACCCTAGAGCCTCAAAAAGCCCGCTAG
- a CDS encoding ATP synthase F0 subunit B, protein MLYPNTDHISTTTGVNETPDVPLASLQLLQQLQKLEELVILEGTKIPLTGRKLIDEEQVLNQLAQIEQAIPESVMTAQRILNQRDEIIKQAQQRAQDILRAAEQRAAQIADELRIRQQAELEAQKIRQQVQQEVEFMRQRAIEEMNLLRQNTEKELAHLRQVTRQECQERQQEADAYADRTLAEMERQFKEMLAVIQNGRQYLKQHQAQRQP, encoded by the coding sequence ATGCTTTACCCAAACACCGATCACATCTCAACCACCACTGGAGTAAACGAAACCCCTGATGTTCCTTTGGCATCGCTGCAACTGCTGCAACAACTACAAAAGCTGGAAGAACTGGTGATTCTCGAAGGAACGAAGATTCCCCTGACGGGACGCAAACTTATTGATGAAGAGCAAGTCCTCAACCAGCTGGCTCAGATTGAACAGGCGATTCCTGAATCCGTCATGACCGCTCAGCGGATTCTCAATCAGCGCGATGAGATCATTAAACAGGCGCAACAGCGTGCCCAAGACATCCTGCGTGCCGCAGAGCAGCGCGCTGCCCAAATTGCCGATGAATTGCGCATTCGGCAGCAGGCAGAGCTAGAGGCACAAAAAATTCGCCAACAGGTGCAGCAAGAGGTGGAATTTATGCGCCAGCGGGCGATTGAGGAGATGAATCTGCTACGGCAAAACACGGAAAAAGAACTGGCTCATCTGCGCCAAGTGACCCGCCAAGAGTGTCAGGAACGGCAACAGGAAGCCGATGCCTATGCCGATCGCACCCTTGCAGAAATGGAACGCCAATTCAAGGAAATGTTGGCGGTGATTCAAAATGGTCGCCAATACCTCAAGCAGCACCAAGCCCAGCGTCAACCCTAG
- the coaD gene encoding pantetheine-phosphate adenylyltransferase translates to MLAVYPGSFDPITLGHLDIIERGARLFSEVIVAIAHNPQKKALFSVSQRIKQVQAATVHLKNVRVDTFDGLTVEYARSQRATVLLRGLRVLSDFEYELQMSHTNKSLSPEIETVFLTTSNEYSFLSSSLVKEIARFGGNVRHLVPATVAKDLEACFTQTPITSQPPLE, encoded by the coding sequence ATGCTGGCTGTCTATCCGGGAAGTTTTGATCCCATTACCTTGGGGCACTTGGACATTATTGAGCGTGGTGCTCGTCTCTTTAGTGAAGTGATTGTGGCGATCGCCCACAACCCCCAGAAAAAAGCCCTCTTTAGCGTCAGCCAACGGATCAAACAAGTACAAGCGGCTACCGTTCACTTAAAAAATGTGCGGGTGGATACCTTTGATGGCCTGACGGTTGAGTACGCGCGATCGCAACGGGCAACGGTTCTCCTGCGGGGCCTGCGGGTGTTGTCCGACTTTGAGTACGAGCTACAGATGTCCCACACCAATAAAAGCCTCTCGCCAGAGATTGAGACTGTCTTCCTCACCACGTCCAATGAGTATAGTTTCTTAAGTAGTAGCTTAGTAAAAGAAATTGCCCGATTTGGCGGTAATGTTCGTCATCTAGTACCAGCCACTGTTGCAAAGGATTTAGAAGCATGCTTTACCCAAACACCGATCACATCTCAACCACCACTGGAGTAA
- a CDS encoding response regulator transcription factor, whose translation MTAKLLLVDDEPGVREAVTAYLEDSGFEVTAVANGQAALEYLETNVPDLIITDIMMPQMDGYAFLETVRQQPHLNHIPVIFLTARGMKRDRIQGYDAGCDAYLAKPFDPDELVAIIKNLLRRQAAARDDAEPNLANLAQQIAELRAMLVQQGKRTPAAPTIQLDLTPREASVLELVVKGLMNKEIASQLNTSVRNIEKYVSRLFVKTGTSSRTELVRFALEHGLAD comes from the coding sequence ATGACAGCAAAATTATTGCTGGTGGATGATGAGCCGGGGGTGCGCGAGGCGGTAACGGCCTATTTAGAAGACAGTGGCTTTGAAGTGACAGCAGTCGCCAATGGTCAAGCAGCTCTGGAGTACCTAGAAACCAATGTGCCTGACCTGATTATTACGGATATTATGATGCCGCAAATGGATGGCTATGCCTTTTTGGAGACAGTGCGCCAACAGCCCCACCTCAACCATATTCCCGTTATCTTCCTCACAGCGCGGGGCATGAAGCGCGATCGCATCCAAGGCTATGATGCCGGCTGTGATGCTTACCTAGCCAAACCCTTTGACCCCGATGAACTGGTGGCCATTATTAAAAATTTGCTGCGGCGCCAAGCGGCTGCCCGTGATGACGCAGAACCCAATCTGGCCAATCTAGCCCAACAAATTGCCGAACTGCGGGCAATGCTCGTCCAACAGGGCAAACGTACCCCCGCTGCCCCAACCATTCAGCTGGATCTCACGCCCCGCGAAGCGAGTGTCCTGGAACTGGTGGTCAAGGGTCTGATGAATAAAGAAATTGCCAGTCAACTGAATACCAGTGTCCGCAATATTGAAAAGTACGTGAGTCGCCTCTTTGTGAAAACCGGTACCAGTAGCCGTACAGAACTCGTGCGCTTTGCCCTTGAACATGGCTTAGCGGATTAA
- a CDS encoding ChaN family lipoprotein, producing MASPLGQRLRQWRSSPAWQPLVLTLAIALFVAGTHSAKAQQVWRGSEWVSLQRAYEEWQQKHILYLGETHDSTADHQAQLLILQELQRRGRPLAIALEMIQRPFQSALDAYIAGEITEMELLEQTQYAQRWGFPWSFYAPIFRFAKEQRIPLIALNTPTEVTRQVARQGLASLGEDDLRYIPPLTDIDLSNTAYRDRLKEIFVAAHQGMSHSLNFDFFYQAQVLWDETMAKVIAHHHQQHPDRLIVVLTGRGHVYFGDGIPQRVQRRLSPNLRQAIILLNPTATEKAKPRIADWFWQNDPSH from the coding sequence TTGGCATCCCCCCTTGGACAGCGGTTGCGCCAGTGGCGATCGTCCCCTGCTTGGCAGCCCTTAGTCCTCACTTTAGCGATCGCCCTCTTTGTGGCGGGAACCCACAGCGCGAAAGCGCAGCAGGTGTGGCGAGGCAGCGAATGGGTATCTTTGCAGCGAGCTTACGAGGAGTGGCAGCAGAAACACATCCTCTACTTGGGTGAAACCCATGACAGCACTGCTGATCATCAGGCACAACTGTTGATTTTGCAGGAATTGCAGCGGCGGGGGCGTCCCCTCGCGATCGCCCTCGAAATGATTCAGCGTCCCTTTCAAAGCGCCCTTGATGCCTACATTGCCGGCGAGATCACGGAGATGGAACTGCTGGAGCAAACGCAATATGCCCAGCGCTGGGGCTTCCCATGGTCGTTCTATGCCCCCATTTTTCGCTTTGCCAAGGAGCAGCGGATTCCCCTGATTGCCCTGAATACGCCCACCGAAGTCACCCGCCAAGTGGCGCGCCAAGGTCTAGCGAGCTTAGGGGAAGACGATTTGCGCTATATTCCGCCCCTAACGGACATTGATTTGAGCAACACCGCCTATCGCGATCGCCTGAAGGAGATTTTCGTTGCTGCCCATCAGGGCATGAGCCATAGTCTCAATTTTGACTTTTTTTACCAAGCCCAAGTGCTTTGGGATGAAACCATGGCCAAAGTCATTGCCCACCATCATCAGCAGCATCCCGATCGCCTGATTGTGGTGCTGACCGGGCGGGGTCATGTTTATTTTGGCGATGGCATTCCCCAGCGGGTACAGCGACGACTCTCCCCCAACCTCCGCCAAGCCATCATTCTCCTCAACCCGACAGCAACGGAAAAAGCCAAACCCCGCATTGCCGACTGGTTCTGGCAAAATGATCCCTCTCACTAA
- a CDS encoding bifunctional oligoribonuclease/PAP phosphatase NrnA, protein MQSPYPVELSDSLTSDVSTAHPELNGNALVKSETKTTDLVKAEVRLSDPRAEALRQMLERHRGTRQLIILQDFPDPDALSSAWTYKLIAEQFEIQCDIAYAGALSHQENITLVRLTGMPLVRWSVQGTKNKDQRDCTCYQGYVLIDNQGTTSQLLPMVQEAGLPAIAIIDHHSLQESIQAEFTDIRPTTRATATIFTQYLQAGLLTLDSSNPIHVKCATALMHGLRSDTDCLKQAKEEDFLAAAFLSRFIDYQLLNTILQSHRSKQVMDVIERSLKNRSIHNNFSISGVGYIRYEDRDAIPQAADFLVTEENVHTAVVYGLVHDEDEEVELIIGSLRTTKITLDPDEFIKEAFGKDRQGRFFGGGRSQAGGFEIPVGFLSGLNENPEYAKLKWSVYDTQIKQKLLHLVNPKNNVLHGTE, encoded by the coding sequence ATGCAATCCCCCTATCCAGTTGAACTCAGTGACTCTCTTACCAGTGACGTTAGTACCGCTCATCCTGAACTGAATGGTAACGCACTGGTGAAATCGGAGACGAAGACGACAGATTTGGTGAAGGCGGAAGTTCGCTTGAGTGACCCCCGTGCCGAAGCCCTGCGGCAGATGCTGGAACGCCATCGCGGTACGCGGCAGTTGATTATTCTCCAAGATTTTCCTGATCCCGATGCCCTCTCTTCGGCATGGACTTACAAACTGATCGCTGAGCAATTTGAGATTCAGTGCGATATTGCCTACGCCGGTGCCCTGAGTCATCAGGAAAACATTACCCTAGTGCGGCTGACGGGGATGCCTCTAGTTCGCTGGTCTGTGCAGGGAACCAAAAATAAAGATCAGCGGGATTGTACCTGTTACCAAGGCTATGTGCTGATTGACAACCAAGGCACCACCAGTCAATTGCTGCCCATGGTACAGGAGGCTGGCCTGCCGGCGATCGCCATCATTGATCACCACAGTCTTCAAGAATCTATTCAAGCCGAGTTTACAGACATTCGGCCGACCACCCGCGCCACAGCCACCATCTTTACCCAATACCTGCAAGCGGGTCTGCTCACCCTCGACAGTAGCAATCCGATTCATGTGAAATGTGCCACGGCTCTGATGCATGGGCTGCGCTCAGACACCGACTGCCTCAAACAAGCCAAAGAAGAAGACTTTCTGGCAGCCGCTTTCTTGAGTCGGTTCATTGACTATCAACTGCTGAATACCATTTTGCAGTCCCACCGCTCAAAGCAAGTGATGGATGTGATCGAGCGATCGCTGAAAAACCGCTCTATTCACAACAACTTCTCGATTTCCGGGGTGGGCTATATCCGCTACGAAGACCGCGATGCCATTCCCCAAGCCGCAGATTTCCTCGTCACCGAAGAGAACGTCCACACCGCCGTGGTCTATGGCCTTGTCCACGATGAAGATGAAGAGGTAGAACTGATTATCGGTTCACTGCGCACGACAAAAATTACCCTTGACCCCGACGAATTTATCAAAGAGGCCTTTGGTAAGGATCGCCAAGGACGCTTCTTTGGTGGGGGTCGCTCCCAAGCCGGTGGCTTTGAAATCCCCGTGGGCTTCTTGTCGGGTCTCAATGAAAATCCAGAATACGCTAAACTCAAGTGGAGCGTTTACGATACGCAGATTAAGCAGAAGCTCCTCCACCTCGTTAATCCGAAGAACAATGTCCTCCATGGTACGGAGTAA